The DNA window TTCTTTTTATTTCTCTCGCAGTCCCTAACGGGACTGGATGAACACCATTTCTCAATAACACCTAAGGGAATTGGTATGAAGTGAAGCTTGTGACTGATGAAAACTATCTAGAAGCAAGTTGAATAAGTAAAAAGTTTAGGACCTTTCTTGCTCACCTATCTATGCAGGGTAACCAAAAAACTTGTGATACTCTACAAGCTATTAGGGTAGTTGTGATTGTAGAGACTAGTAAACTCCTTTGAATTCCAGTAAACACTTTATGTATAATTTCTAGAGCAAAGGGGAACTGATATGAGACTGAGTAGATTTCTTCTCTATACTCTCAGAGAAGAGCCCAAAGATGCCGAGATTGCAAGTCACAAATTGATGATCAGAGCAGGTTTGATATACAAGGAAGAAAGTGGACTTTATGGTTATTTGCCGTTGGGACTTAGAGTTTATAATAAAGTTGTCAATATCATTAGGGAGGAAATGAACAAAGCTGGTGCTATTGAGGCTTTACCTACGATTCTAACTCCTGCGAGTATATGGGAGGAAAGTGGCAGATTAAGCACTATGGGGAAGGAGATGATCAGAATAAAAGACAGAAGAGACGGCATTTTAGTTCTGGGTCCTACACATGAAGAAGCATTTACTGACATTGTAAGGAGAACAATAAACTCCTACAAACAGCTTCCTATAATCCTCTACCAAATTGCTAAAAAGTTTAGAGATGAAATAAGACCTAGGTTTGGGGTAATGAGATGTAGGGAATTTACAATGAAGGATGCCTACTCATTTGATATTGACGAGAAAGGACTAGATGAGAGCTACCTTAAGATGAAGCAAGCTTATACAAATATTTTCAAAAGAGTTGGACTCAATGCATTACCCGTAGAAGCAGATGTTGGAAGCATGGGAGGAACAAAAAGTGAAGAATTTATGGTTTTCTCATCCATAGGAGAATCAACAATACTTTACTGTCCTGGTTGCAACTACTACGCAAATGTGGAGAGAGCTGAATCTATACTAGAAGAAGATATAGAAAAAGAGGAAGAAAAACCCCTACAAGAAGTTGATACTCCTAACACCTACACGATAGAGGATCTTAAGAAGTTTTTCAATGTCTCTCCGAAGAAATTTATAAAGACCCTGATATACCTAGCTGATGCTACTCCTATAGCAGTGTTAATAAGGGGGGATTTAGACGTCAATGAAGTCAAGCTAAAAAATTACCTTAGTTGCAATGAGTTGGAACTGGCAGATGCTGAAACCATAGAGAGAGTAACAAAAGCCTCCTTAGGCTTTGCAGGTCCTGTAGGACTAGAAGGAATAAGAATTATAGCTGACAACTCTGTAAAGAGCATCAATAATGGCATTACGGGAGCAAACAAAAACGATAAGCATTTGATAAATGTCAACATTGGAAGAGACTTTGTGGTAAAAGAGTTTGCGGAAATAAGAACCTCTAAAGCTGGGGATAAGTGTATAAGATGTGGAGAAATTCTTAGGGAAACCAAGGGAATTGAGGTAGGTCACATTTTTAAGTTAGGCTACAAGTATTCCAAATCAATGAATGTCACAGTGCTTGATAAAGACGGAAAAAGGGTTAACCCAATAATGGGATGTTATGGAATAGGGGTTGACAGGACAATAGCCTCCGTAATAGAGGTAAGTAATGACAAAAACGGAATAATATGGCCTATAACCATAGCACCATTTGAAGCTATAATAATTCCCATTTCAACTAGGGATGAGAAGATAACAAAGATATCCGAGGAGTTATACACTTCCCTTCTCTCAGATGGGATTGACATTGCTATTGACGATAGAGAAGAAACCCCAGGAGTTAAATTCAACGACTCCGATCTTATAGGAATACCCTTCAAAATAATAGTTGGCAAAAAGTCTGTAAATGAGAATAAAGTTGAAGTAAAAAGGAGAGATAATGGTGAGATTTACGAAATTCCTTTGAAGGAAGCAAAAGATAAAATCAAAGAACTGATAAAGAACGAATACAGTAAATACCAATCATAACGTAAGTTATAGTTTTTGACCTACTAAGGCCTTAACCTTTAGGATTATTCCAACATTAAATACTACCCTTCTGATTTTTCTATCAACTGCATCTTTAGTTAAGTCAACACTTATGACTCTAACAGGAGTAAGATTTGGTCCTAGAGCAATTATTACCTCCGGAGAGAGGTCATAATCCGAATGAGCTTTTTTCACTATGCCAAACTCCCCAGAAGTTAATTCTACCACCGTTCCTTCAGAAATAGGACTCTGGATTTTATACATTCTGGAAACTTCTACTGCAAACTTTAGAGCAACCTCGGGATCGTATTTAGTTCCAGCAGACTTCAATATCTCCTCAACAGCAACTCTTACAGGAAGAGGCGGTCTATACGGCCTCTCAGTAGTCATAGCATCAAAGGAATCACACAATGATACTATCTTTGTATAAATATCTAACTTAGAACCTTCAACACCTAAAGGATATCCCTTTCCATCCATCTGCTCGTGATGCAACAGAACTATCTTCTTAGACACCTCATCAAGGTCCTGGTTATCTTTAATAAGTTGATAACCTATTACCGGATGCTTTTTTATTGTTTCAAGCTCTATCTGAGACAATGGCTCTTTTTTATTAAGAATTGATGTTGGTATCTTAATTTTACCTATATCTATGAGCAATGCCCCTACCCCTACCGCACAAACCTTATCAAAAGACAAAGCAAATCTTGAAGCGATATATGTTGACAATAGGCTCGTGTTTACCGCGTGAACATAGGTATAGCTATCATGACCTTTAAGATCAAGAAGGTTTAAGTTTTTACCTAAACCCACTTTTATCTCCTTAGCAACTTCTTCAACGGATTCTTTAGCTTTTTCAGTCCTAGGCATTTGGCTGTTAGTAATATCCCAAACTACACTTGAAAAGCTATCATAAACCTTCTTCTGAGTAA is part of the Brevinematia bacterium genome and encodes:
- a CDS encoding proline--tRNA ligase, whose protein sequence is MRLSRFLLYTLREEPKDAEIASHKLMIRAGLIYKEESGLYGYLPLGLRVYNKVVNIIREEMNKAGAIEALPTILTPASIWEESGRLSTMGKEMIRIKDRRDGILVLGPTHEEAFTDIVRRTINSYKQLPIILYQIAKKFRDEIRPRFGVMRCREFTMKDAYSFDIDEKGLDESYLKMKQAYTNIFKRVGLNALPVEADVGSMGGTKSEEFMVFSSIGESTILYCPGCNYYANVERAESILEEDIEKEEEKPLQEVDTPNTYTIEDLKKFFNVSPKKFIKTLIYLADATPIAVLIRGDLDVNEVKLKNYLSCNELELADAETIERVTKASLGFAGPVGLEGIRIIADNSVKSINNGITGANKNDKHLINVNIGRDFVVKEFAEIRTSKAGDKCIRCGEILRETKGIEVGHIFKLGYKYSKSMNVTVLDKDGKRVNPIMGCYGIGVDRTIASVIEVSNDKNGIIWPITIAPFEAIIIPISTRDEKITKISEELYTSLLSDGIDIAIDDREETPGVKFNDSDLIGIPFKIIVGKKSVNENKVEVKRRDNGEIYEIPLKEAKDKIKELIKNEYSKYQS
- a CDS encoding HD-GYP domain-containing protein; amino-acid sequence: MGDFDKKEIIPVSYLKEGMVLNGNIYDMNGGFLWPAKVPIKREFIESLNKLGLTELTYRPMVVDTSFSKQNVEEPMISEVTQKKVYDSFSSVVWDITNSQMPRTEKAKESVEEVAKEIKVGLGKNLNLLDLKGHDSYTYVHAVNTSLLSTYIASRFALSFDKVCAVGVGALLIDIGKIKIPTSILNKKEPLSQIELETIKKHPVIGYQLIKDNQDLDEVSKKIVLLHHEQMDGKGYPLGVEGSKLDIYTKIVSLCDSFDAMTTERPYRPPLPVRVAVEEILKSAGTKYDPEVALKFAVEVSRMYKIQSPISEGTVVELTSGEFGIVKKAHSDYDLSPEVIIALGPNLTPVRVISVDLTKDAVDRKIRRVVFNVGIILKVKALVGQKL